The following proteins are encoded in a genomic region of Bradyrhizobium sp. SK17:
- a CDS encoding nuclear transport factor 2 family protein: MSKPGLDKWYAYMKSHDTAALWDLLHPDAVFESPVVHTPQRGRDITFKYLTSAAKVLGGPTFKYLGEWKNDTGAVLEFENEIDGIKLNGVDIITFDGDGRITHFKVMVRPLKAINLLHRMMGEELMKQGGATSQSQSR; this comes from the coding sequence ATGAGCAAGCCGGGCCTCGACAAGTGGTACGCCTACATGAAGTCCCACGACACCGCCGCTTTGTGGGATCTGCTGCATCCCGACGCGGTGTTCGAAAGCCCGGTCGTGCATACGCCGCAGCGCGGCCGCGACATCACCTTCAAATATCTCACCAGCGCCGCCAAGGTGCTCGGCGGTCCGACCTTCAAATATCTCGGCGAATGGAAGAACGACACCGGCGCGGTGCTCGAATTCGAGAACGAGATCGACGGCATCAAGCTCAACGGCGTCGACATCATCACCTTCGATGGTGACGGCCGGATCACGCATTTCAAGGTGATGGTGCGTCCGCTCAAGGCGATCAACCTGCTGCATCGGATGATGGGCGAGGAGTTGATGAAGCAGGGCGGCGCTACGTCGCAATCACAGTCTCGCTAG
- the gstA gene encoding glutathione transferase GstA, producing the protein MKLYYTPGACSLSPHIALLEAGLPYDLVKVDLRAKKLENGDDFLQVNPKGQVPALALDTGEMVTEGPIIIQMIADRATDKKLAPARDSNERYKLLEWLNYITTELHKNLGPMFSPVLADDAKAFFKDRAMGKFKYVESQLAGHDYLMGNQFTVADGYLFTMIMWAQDRLGFDLSGLPNLMAYKARVAARPKVQEALKKEGLLKAA; encoded by the coding sequence ATGAAGCTTTATTACACCCCCGGTGCCTGCTCCCTCTCGCCACACATCGCCCTGCTCGAAGCCGGCCTGCCCTACGACCTGGTCAAGGTCGATTTGCGTGCCAAGAAGCTCGAAAACGGTGACGATTTCCTGCAAGTGAACCCCAAGGGCCAGGTGCCGGCGCTGGCGCTGGACACCGGCGAGATGGTCACCGAAGGGCCGATCATCATCCAGATGATTGCCGACAGGGCTACCGACAAGAAGCTGGCGCCGGCCCGCGATTCCAACGAGCGCTACAAGCTGCTCGAATGGCTGAACTACATCACGACCGAGCTGCACAAGAATCTCGGCCCGATGTTCTCCCCGGTGCTCGCCGACGACGCCAAGGCATTCTTCAAGGACCGCGCCATGGGCAAGTTCAAATACGTCGAGAGCCAGCTCGCCGGGCACGACTATTTGATGGGCAACCAGTTCACGGTCGCCGACGGCTACCTGTTCACCATGATCATGTGGGCGCAAGACCGGCTCGGCTTCGACCTCTCCGGCCTGCCGAACCTGATGGCCTACAAGGCCCGCGTCGCGGCGCGCCCGAAGGTGCAGGAAGCACTGAAGAAGGAAGGCCTGCTGAAGGCGGCCTGA
- a CDS encoding FAD-dependent oxidoreductase produces MAYKNFKFDVDADGIALVTWDIPGRSMNVFDEVSTQEIGEIIKQTTSDAAIKGVVITSAKEAFCAGADLSMLEGMNRAYAQLLKEKGEEAANQMLFEQSRQMSLSFRAIETSGKPWVAAINGLALGGGFEITLACHYRVAAENPKTRLGLPEIKVGLFPGAGGTQRVPRLVQPADAMQLLLKGEAVNLTRAKALNLIHAVVPAADLIKAAKDWIKGGGKAVAPWDEKGFKLPGGPVFSKMGMQMFPAGNAIYRRETYDNYPAARAIMSCVYEGLQLPIDAALRVESRYFAKVLRSKEAAAMIRSLFLSMQELNKGARRPAGVPPTKVKKLAVIGAGFMGASVGYVSAQAGIDVVLVDRDQESADKGKGHAKTVVDGLIAKGRMKQEAADAILARISATADYNVIADCDLVIEAVFEDRKVKADTYAKAQPLLKSGAIFASNTSTLPINSLAEEFKDQGKFIGIHFFSPVEKMMLVEIILGKNTGDVALATALDYVRAIGKTPIVVNDSRGFFANRCVMRYISEGNEMLLEGVPPAMIENTAKMAGMPVGPLSLQDEVALDLGLKITKATEADLGPNAIDQAQKKLIVEMVEKQGRFGRKNGKGFYDYPEKGKGQKSLWPGLAALQPKQLDPDTLSVEELKQRFLVVQAVEAARTVEDHVITDVREADVGSILGFGFAPFTGGALSYIDFMGTKNFVALCHAFEKKYGSRFTPPKLLEEMAAKGETFYGRFPPKKQVAQAAE; encoded by the coding sequence ATGGCTTACAAGAATTTCAAGTTCGACGTCGACGCCGACGGCATTGCGCTCGTCACCTGGGACATCCCGGGCCGCTCGATGAACGTGTTCGACGAGGTCTCGACCCAGGAGATCGGCGAGATCATCAAGCAGACCACCAGCGATGCCGCGATCAAGGGCGTCGTGATCACTTCGGCGAAGGAGGCGTTCTGCGCCGGCGCCGATCTCTCGATGCTCGAGGGCATGAACCGCGCGTATGCGCAGCTCCTCAAGGAGAAGGGCGAGGAAGCTGCGAACCAGATGCTGTTCGAGCAGAGCCGCCAGATGTCGCTGTCGTTCCGCGCGATCGAGACCTCGGGCAAGCCGTGGGTCGCCGCGATCAACGGGCTCGCGCTCGGCGGCGGTTTCGAGATCACGCTGGCCTGCCACTACCGCGTCGCGGCCGAGAACCCGAAGACCCGGCTCGGCCTGCCCGAGATCAAGGTCGGCCTGTTCCCCGGCGCCGGCGGCACCCAGCGCGTGCCGCGTCTCGTGCAGCCGGCGGATGCGATGCAATTGCTGCTCAAGGGCGAGGCGGTCAATCTGACGCGTGCCAAGGCGCTCAACCTGATTCACGCCGTGGTGCCCGCGGCCGACCTGATCAAGGCCGCCAAGGACTGGATCAAGGGCGGCGGCAAGGCCGTTGCGCCGTGGGACGAGAAGGGTTTCAAGCTGCCCGGCGGCCCCGTCTTCTCCAAGATGGGCATGCAGATGTTCCCGGCCGGCAACGCGATCTATCGTCGCGAGACCTACGACAATTATCCGGCCGCGCGCGCCATCATGAGCTGCGTCTATGAAGGCCTGCAACTGCCGATCGACGCCGCGCTGCGGGTCGAGTCGCGCTACTTCGCCAAGGTGCTGCGCTCGAAGGAAGCGGCGGCGATGATCCGCTCGCTGTTCCTGTCGATGCAGGAGCTGAACAAGGGCGCCCGCCGCCCGGCAGGCGTGCCACCCACCAAGGTCAAGAAGCTCGCCGTGATCGGCGCCGGCTTCATGGGCGCCAGCGTCGGCTACGTCTCGGCGCAGGCCGGCATCGACGTCGTGCTGGTCGATCGCGATCAGGAGAGCGCCGACAAGGGCAAGGGCCACGCCAAGACCGTGGTCGACGGGTTGATCGCCAAGGGGCGGATGAAGCAGGAAGCCGCCGATGCTATCCTGGCCCGGATCTCGGCAACGGCCGACTACAACGTGATCGCGGACTGCGACCTCGTCATCGAGGCGGTGTTCGAGGACCGCAAGGTCAAGGCCGACACCTATGCCAAGGCGCAGCCGCTGCTGAAGTCGGGCGCGATCTTCGCCTCCAACACCTCGACCCTGCCGATCAACTCGCTGGCCGAGGAGTTCAAGGACCAGGGCAAGTTCATCGGCATCCACTTCTTCTCGCCGGTCGAGAAGATGATGCTGGTCGAGATCATCCTCGGCAAGAACACCGGCGACGTCGCGCTGGCCACCGCGCTCGACTATGTCCGCGCGATCGGCAAGACGCCGATCGTGGTGAACGATAGCCGCGGCTTCTTCGCCAATCGCTGCGTGATGCGCTACATCTCCGAGGGCAACGAGATGCTGCTCGAAGGCGTGCCGCCGGCGATGATCGAGAACACCGCCAAGATGGCCGGCATGCCGGTCGGGCCGCTGTCGCTGCAAGACGAGGTCGCGCTCGATCTCGGGCTGAAGATCACCAAGGCGACCGAGGCCGATCTCGGTCCCAACGCGATCGACCAGGCGCAGAAGAAGCTGATCGTCGAGATGGTCGAGAAGCAGGGCCGCTTCGGCCGCAAGAACGGCAAGGGCTTCTACGACTATCCCGAGAAGGGCAAGGGCCAGAAGAGCCTGTGGCCGGGGCTCGCCGCGCTGCAACCGAAGCAGCTCGATCCGGATACGCTCAGCGTCGAAGAGTTGAAGCAGCGCTTCCTGGTGGTGCAGGCGGTGGAAGCCGCGCGCACCGTCGAGGATCACGTCATCACCGACGTGCGCGAGGCGGACGTCGGCTCGATCCTCGGCTTCGGCTTCGCACCGTTCACCGGCGGCGCGCTGTCCTATATCGACTTCATGGGCACCAAGAACTTCGTCGCGCTCTGCCACGCCTTCGAGAAGAAATACGGCTCGCGCTTCACGCCGCCGAAGCTGCTCGAGGAGATGGCCGCCAAGGGCGAGACCTTCTACGGCCGCTTCCCGCCGAAGAAGCAGGTGGCGCAGGCCGCGGAGTAG
- a CDS encoding PadR family transcriptional regulator produces MALGDAILACLTERPMTGYELAKTFDASIGFFWKADHQQIYRELSRLRDKGHVQGREVVQSGKPNKLVYTLTTEGRAALKHWAARPSVPPSIKDDLLVRLYALDCVDIAPLRNDLMARLEHHRDRYERYERLLNKRFPDGTAPPADVGKMLSLRLGMRHERVVVEWCEEALDALSAISGRGHVLPIDDGKRGSNG; encoded by the coding sequence TTGGCACTCGGTGACGCAATCCTCGCCTGCCTCACGGAACGTCCGATGACGGGCTACGAGCTCGCCAAGACGTTCGATGCCTCGATCGGCTTCTTCTGGAAGGCCGACCATCAGCAGATCTACCGCGAGCTCTCCCGGCTGCGCGACAAGGGCCACGTCCAGGGCCGCGAGGTGGTGCAGTCCGGCAAGCCCAACAAGCTGGTCTACACCCTGACCACCGAGGGCCGCGCGGCGTTGAAGCACTGGGCGGCAAGACCAAGCGTTCCGCCCTCGATCAAGGACGACCTGCTGGTACGGCTCTATGCGCTCGACTGCGTCGACATCGCGCCGCTGCGCAACGACCTGATGGCGCGGCTGGAGCATCACCGCGACCGCTATGAGCGCTACGAACGCCTGCTCAACAAACGCTTCCCCGACGGCACAGCGCCGCCGGCCGACGTCGGCAAGATGCTCAGCCTGCGTCTCGGGATGCGCCATGAGCGCGTCGTGGTGGAATGGTGCGAGGAGGCGCTCGACGCGCTGTCGGCGATATCGGGCCGCGGCCATGTGCTGCCGATCGACGACGGCAAGCGCGGGAGCAACGGCTAG
- a CDS encoding PAN domain-containing protein produces MGIGRLFRASVVMFAVLVAAFAARPALAQANFDRPGGDYLNAPVSSGDPADCALTCERDRRCRAWSFNYPTDANNGAVCWLKSSVPPRVQDNCCVSGVRGAGVVEPRNGAIETSIDRLGGDYKNFELKSSDGDEACQAACTADNKCRAWTYARPGYAGRDAHCFLKKEIKPPRRKAGFTSGVVR; encoded by the coding sequence ATGGGGATAGGCCGCCTCTTTAGGGCGAGTGTGGTGATGTTCGCGGTGCTTGTGGCCGCCTTCGCCGCACGCCCGGCATTGGCGCAGGCCAATTTCGACCGTCCCGGCGGCGATTACCTGAACGCGCCGGTGAGTTCGGGCGATCCCGCCGATTGCGCGTTGACCTGCGAGCGCGATCGCCGTTGCCGCGCCTGGAGCTTCAACTATCCGACCGACGCCAACAATGGTGCGGTGTGCTGGCTGAAGAGCAGCGTGCCGCCGCGGGTGCAGGACAATTGCTGCGTCTCCGGGGTGCGCGGCGCGGGCGTGGTCGAACCGCGCAATGGCGCCATTGAAACCTCGATCGACCGCCTCGGCGGCGACTACAAGAACTTCGAATTGAAGAGCAGCGATGGCGACGAGGCCTGCCAGGCCGCCTGCACCGCCGACAACAAATGCCGTGCCTGGACCTACGCCCGGCCCGGCTATGCCGGCCGCGACGCGCATTGCTTCCTGAAGAAAGAGATCAAGCCGCCGCGGCGGAAGGCAGGGTTCACATCAGGCGTGGTGCGGTAG
- a CDS encoding nucleotidyltransferase family protein, whose translation MTADQFLTTALRNPANRAIIDELDRRALPDAWLVAGCLVQSVWNVLTQRPLDHGISDYDVFYFDSDTSWEAEDAVIRDLTARLGHLGAAIEVRNQARVHLWYPEKHGVPYPALSCSTDGIDRFLSTNVQVGIRRSASGYDVYAPRGFDDVAAMIVRPNRTANFSAANYAKKAERWKALWPEITVIEVD comes from the coding sequence ATGACCGCTGACCAATTCCTCACCACTGCGCTGCGCAATCCGGCCAACCGCGCGATCATCGACGAACTCGACCGCCGCGCGCTGCCCGATGCGTGGCTGGTGGCCGGCTGCCTAGTGCAGAGCGTGTGGAACGTGCTGACGCAGCGGCCGCTCGATCACGGCATCAGCGACTACGACGTGTTCTATTTCGATTCCGACACGTCATGGGAAGCCGAGGACGCCGTGATCCGCGATCTCACGGCGCGGCTCGGCCATCTCGGCGCCGCGATCGAGGTGCGCAATCAGGCCCGGGTCCATCTCTGGTATCCCGAGAAGCACGGCGTGCCCTACCCTGCGCTGTCGTGCTCGACCGACGGAATCGACCGCTTCCTCAGCACGAACGTGCAGGTCGGCATCCGCCGCAGCGCCAGCGGTTACGACGTCTATGCGCCGAGAGGTTTCGACGATGTCGCCGCCATGATCGTGCGGCCGAACCGGACCGCGAATTTTTCGGCGGCGAATTACGCGAAGAAGGCTGAGCGATGGAAGGCGCTGTGGCCGGAGATCACGGTGATTGAGGTGGACTAA
- a CDS encoding MarR family winged helix-turn-helix transcriptional regulator — protein MKRKLSSEATAAWIRLMRVPSRVLDCVEQDLKKAGFPPLAWYDALLELSRAPSGELRPVELERQMLIPQYSTSRLIDKLVDEGLAARRECKIDKRGQFVEITEAGRELQKKMWSAYSAAIDKHVGSKLSDADAERLCGLLDRLGCSCGDAKGDVKNDTKAAPARDGVPAR, from the coding sequence ATGAAACGCAAGCTATCGAGCGAGGCGACGGCCGCCTGGATCCGCCTGATGCGGGTGCCGAGCCGGGTGCTGGACTGCGTCGAGCAGGACCTGAAGAAGGCCGGCTTTCCGCCGCTGGCCTGGTACGACGCCCTGCTCGAGCTGTCGCGCGCGCCGTCCGGCGAGCTGCGCCCGGTCGAGCTGGAGCGGCAGATGCTGATCCCGCAATATTCGACCTCGCGGCTGATCGACAAGCTGGTCGACGAGGGGCTCGCCGCCCGTCGCGAATGCAAGATCGACAAGCGCGGCCAGTTCGTCGAGATCACCGAGGCCGGTCGCGAGTTGCAGAAGAAGATGTGGAGCGCCTATTCGGCCGCGATCGACAAGCATGTCGGCTCCAAATTGTCCGATGCCGACGCTGAAAGGCTGTGCGGTCTGCTCGACCGTCTCGGCTGCTCCTGCGGCGATGCCAAGGGCGACGTCAAGAACGATACCAAGGCCGCGCCGGCGCGAGACGGCGTGCCTGCCCGATGA
- a CDS encoding acetyl-CoA C-acetyltransferase, which produces MPEAYIYDHVRTPRGRGKADGALHEVTALALATVPLKALKERNNLAEDSVDDVVLGVVDPVGEAGSDIARFAALNAGLGEKVPGVQISRFCASGLDAVNFAAAQIMAGQHELVIGGGAESMSRVGIGASGGAWPMDPSMAVPAYFMPQGISADLIATKYGFSRDDVDAYAVQSQQRAAKSWDEGRFNKSVVPVKDINGLTILAKDEHMRPTTTMQSLAQLQPSFAAMAAMAGFDAVAIQSHPEVEKVNYVHHAGNSSGIVDGAGAVLLGSKEAGAKLGLKPRAKIRAFANIGSEPAMMLTGPVDVTEKLFERSGMKKSDIDLFELNEAFASVVLRYIQAFDIDNAKINVNGGAIALGHPLGATGAMILGTVLDELERTNKETALVTLCIGGGMGTATIIERV; this is translated from the coding sequence ATGCCTGAGGCATACATCTACGATCACGTTCGTACCCCGCGCGGCCGCGGCAAGGCCGATGGCGCGCTGCACGAGGTCACCGCGCTGGCGCTCGCCACGGTGCCGCTGAAGGCGCTCAAGGAGCGCAACAATCTCGCCGAGGATTCCGTCGACGACGTCGTGCTCGGCGTGGTCGATCCGGTCGGCGAGGCCGGCTCCGACATCGCCCGTTTCGCGGCGCTGAACGCCGGCCTCGGCGAGAAGGTGCCGGGCGTGCAGATCAGCCGGTTCTGCGCCTCCGGCCTCGATGCCGTGAATTTCGCGGCGGCCCAGATCATGGCCGGCCAGCATGAGCTCGTGATCGGCGGCGGCGCGGAATCGATGAGCCGCGTCGGCATCGGTGCCTCGGGCGGCGCCTGGCCGATGGACCCCTCGATGGCGGTGCCGGCCTATTTCATGCCGCAGGGCATCTCGGCCGACCTGATCGCCACCAAATACGGTTTCTCGCGCGACGACGTCGACGCCTATGCGGTGCAGAGCCAGCAGCGCGCGGCGAAGTCCTGGGACGAGGGCCGCTTCAACAAGTCGGTGGTGCCGGTCAAGGACATCAACGGCCTGACCATCCTCGCCAAGGACGAGCATATGCGCCCGACCACGACGATGCAGTCGCTGGCGCAGTTGCAGCCGTCATTCGCGGCGATGGCCGCGATGGCCGGCTTCGACGCGGTGGCGATCCAGTCGCATCCCGAGGTCGAGAAGGTCAACTACGTGCACCACGCCGGCAACTCCTCAGGGATCGTCGATGGCGCCGGCGCGGTGCTGCTCGGCAGCAAGGAAGCGGGTGCCAAGCTCGGGTTGAAGCCACGGGCGAAAATCCGCGCCTTCGCCAATATCGGCTCGGAGCCCGCGATGATGCTGACCGGCCCGGTCGACGTCACCGAGAAGCTGTTCGAGCGCTCCGGCATGAAGAAGTCGGACATCGATCTGTTCGAGCTCAACGAAGCCTTCGCCTCGGTGGTGCTGCGCTACATCCAAGCCTTCGATATCGACAATGCCAAGATCAACGTCAACGGCGGTGCGATCGCGCTCGGCCATCCGCTTGGGGCGACCGGCGCCATGATCCTCGGCACCGTGCTCGACGAGCTCGAGCGCACCAACAAGGAAACCGCGCTGGTGACGCTGTGCATCGGCGGCGGCATGGGCACCGCCACCATCATCGAGCGAGTGTAA
- a CDS encoding acyl-CoA dehydrogenase C-terminal domain-containing protein, with the protein MPTYKAPVEDVSFLLNDVFQIDRYGNLPGFTDASADVREAILGEAAKLSEEVLQPLNRTGDLEGCKRNDDGSVTTPKGFKDAFKQVAEGGWLGLSAPTEFGGQGLPVTLSQAVNEFQISANMAFSMYGGLTMGATAALLVHGTPEQKKTYVPKMIAGEWTGTMNLTEPQCGTDLGLLRTKAVRQADGSFKITGTKIFISAGEHDLTENIIHLVLARIEGAPAGIKGVSLFVVPKVLVNGDGSLGARNGVSCGSIEHKMGIHGNSTCVMNYDNATGWLIGEENKGMQGMFVMMNEARLGVAVQGLAQSEVAYQNAVAYARERLQGRSLTGAKEADKPADPIIVHPDVRRTLLTIRAFNEAARAMVVWTALKSDVAHRSNDPKDRQAADDHMGLMTPVLKGVLTDTGFANTVSAQQMYGGHGYIAEQGMEQFVRDARIAMIYEGANGIQALDLVGRKLPRDGGRAAMAFFGEVGAFAKEHGGDEAMKPFITPLSTALGHLQQATGWLMQNALTKPDNAGAAATDYMKLFGLVALGYMWAKMAKVAQDKAAAGATPYLNTKLVTGRFYMERLLPETAVHLARIQSGSATTMELAAEAF; encoded by the coding sequence ATGCCAACCTACAAAGCCCCCGTCGAAGACGTCAGCTTCCTGTTGAACGACGTTTTCCAGATCGATCGCTACGGCAATCTTCCCGGCTTCACCGATGCGTCGGCCGATGTGCGCGAGGCGATCCTCGGCGAGGCCGCCAAGCTCAGCGAGGAGGTGCTGCAACCGCTCAATCGCACCGGCGATCTCGAGGGCTGCAAGCGCAATGACGACGGCAGCGTCACCACGCCGAAGGGCTTCAAGGACGCCTTCAAGCAGGTCGCCGAGGGCGGCTGGCTCGGCCTGTCGGCGCCGACCGAGTTTGGCGGCCAGGGCCTGCCGGTGACGCTGTCGCAGGCGGTCAACGAATTCCAGATCTCCGCCAACATGGCGTTCTCGATGTATGGCGGCCTGACCATGGGTGCGACCGCGGCCCTGCTGGTGCACGGCACGCCGGAGCAGAAGAAGACCTATGTGCCGAAGATGATCGCCGGCGAGTGGACCGGCACCATGAACCTGACCGAGCCGCAATGCGGCACCGACCTCGGCCTGCTTCGCACCAAGGCGGTGCGCCAGGCCGACGGCAGCTTCAAGATCACCGGCACCAAGATCTTCATCTCGGCCGGTGAGCACGATCTCACCGAGAACATCATCCATCTCGTGCTGGCGCGCATCGAAGGCGCGCCGGCCGGCATCAAGGGTGTCTCGCTGTTCGTCGTTCCCAAGGTGCTGGTCAACGGCGACGGCTCGTTGGGTGCGCGCAACGGCGTCAGCTGCGGCTCGATCGAGCACAAGATGGGCATCCACGGCAATTCGACCTGCGTGATGAACTACGACAACGCCACCGGCTGGCTGATCGGCGAAGAGAACAAGGGCATGCAGGGCATGTTCGTGATGATGAACGAGGCCCGCCTCGGCGTCGCCGTGCAGGGCCTCGCGCAGTCCGAGGTCGCCTACCAGAACGCGGTCGCCTACGCCCGCGAGCGCTTGCAGGGCCGTTCGCTGACCGGCGCCAAGGAGGCTGACAAGCCCGCCGATCCGATCATCGTGCATCCCGACGTGCGCCGCACGCTGCTCACCATCCGCGCCTTCAACGAGGCGGCGCGCGCCATGGTGGTGTGGACCGCGCTGAAGAGCGACGTCGCGCACCGCTCCAACGATCCGAAGGACCGTCAGGCTGCCGATGATCACATGGGCCTGATGACGCCGGTGCTGAAGGGAGTCCTGACCGACACCGGGTTCGCCAACACGGTGTCCGCACAGCAGATGTATGGCGGCCACGGCTATATCGCCGAGCAGGGCATGGAGCAGTTCGTGCGCGATGCGCGCATCGCGATGATCTATGAGGGTGCCAACGGCATCCAGGCGCTCGACCTGGTCGGCCGCAAGCTGCCGCGCGACGGCGGCCGTGCCGCGATGGCGTTCTTCGGCGAGGTCGGTGCTTTCGCCAAGGAGCATGGCGGCGACGAGGCGATGAAGCCGTTCATCACGCCGCTCTCGACCGCGCTCGGCCATCTGCAACAGGCCACCGGCTGGCTGATGCAGAACGCGCTGACCAAGCCCGACAATGCCGGCGCCGCCGCCACCGACTACATGAAGCTGTTCGGCCTGGTCGCGCTCGGCTACATGTGGGCCAAGATGGCCAAGGTCGCGCAGGACAAGGCCGCGGCCGGCGCCACGCCCTATCTCAACACCAAGCTCGTCACCGGCCGCTTCTACATGGAAAGGCTGCTGCCGGAGACCGCCGTGCATCTGGCCCGGATCCAGAGCGGCAGCGCCACCACGATGGAATTGGCCGCGGAAGCGTTCTGA